The DNA region CTAAAGTGTTTCTAGCGAAGGAAAACAAAGAAAACGAAATGAAAAGAAAGATGAGAGAAGGAGAAGGGGTGTTTGAATGTGGTCACTGCTAAAGAAGACACTAAATGGTGAGGGTAGCTACTGTGGtggaaaaatggaaaaaatgctTGGCTAGAAATAAAAAAAGGGCGGGGGGGACTTTGTTTGTATATGAAGAAGGAGATAATAAATAGAAAAAGATAatgtttaaaagtttttaaaaggaTCCAATTTAACTTACGAGGGTTCAACCACCCATGTATTGATCCATTCCAACTGAACCTTGAAAAGCAAACCTGAAGCCCATTACAAAAGTAGACATATTAGTCTATCATTGGCTGTGGGTAGATCTATCCATAAGTAGTTTGGCCCAAAGGTTAGTGtaaaaagtgagagggtttgagCAAAATATATGTTCAAAAAATAagcttgagcaaaaaaaaaagcttGTTCTCAGGTAAAGTTTTTTGTCCCAGGCCCAACccgagtttgaaaaaaaaaattgttgtttccCCCACTGTTTTACTACCATtcactattatattactattatttttttcttattgtttggatattgcatagctcttattttattgttatttttgctactattttagaggcatttgcctGTGAAGTTGCatatattttagtgttattttagTGTTACAACGAGATCTAACTTATACAGTAACAGTATATAAGGAAGAGGATTAATTAGGCAGCAAACACTATTAATCCATTCTTTACAAGAGTCGAAgcatatatattctttttataaaatttaatttctattaaaattatttaatttaaattaaatttattcaatatatGTAACCAATCTACTAAAGTCAATGTTTCCTTGTACACAATAATTAAAAACTGCACACACAAACATGTTTAGCTTTCAACATTAAATGAATTAACGTCCCAAAAGCTTTTCCTTTCCGtttaaaagatgaacaaatttgaCCTCGTGTATTGACATTATAGTTCGGGCGTTGATCATTTTATGTGTGACATAGGTTTGAGTCGTGTTAGTTAGAGCATTATTCCTTCTTATAATtctctaaaaaagaaaaacaccaaTAAATTTAGGAACACTTTTgtagaatatttataaaaatagaatattttaaaattttaatctttctttatatattctttagaattttttttgaaatttgtataatttttaaaaaatataaatttttgaattttaaaaattattttaaattttatttgtaatttttgttaaaaaagagacaaatttactcattttcaaaattgaaaggaATCAAAGAGTTATTTACATTaatctgttatttgaattattcgaacaataaatttaactcgaaacttaaattacttattcaagttgactcaaaaaattgaataactcaatttgattaactcgaaattcgactgttcttttttttaattaaattgagctTTGCTTCCCCTAGATGCACcaacataatataatttataaaaatcgagtattttatagatttaagttttaattatagattttaattttattaaatttacttcaatatatatattttttaagttaagaTGATTGCAAATTCCGTTTAAAagtaaatagtaattttattaaatttaaaaggaagatttaaaaataaatagtaataattgaagattgcatttaaaaataaagtttactttttcttattaaatattattcacatttaaaaaaaaaccttaatggCCCATTAACCCAAATTACGCTCCCAACCCTTTCCCTAAACACCAGTTCGCAACCCCAAATTTACACTTCTTCTGCTACTGCCGCTGCCATTTCTGCTTACTTTCAAGATATGGGTAAGCTTCCTTCTTCTTTTATTCTTCGCTCAGTTGTTAATGGTGGAAGCCATCTTTCTAATACCATTGCTACCCTCATGGAAGGCCTAAGTGAGAAACCCATGTCCATGCCTGTTAGAGGAAAGAGAAAAAGAGACCACCGCTTCGATAATGTTGATGATGCTTTGATTTTGTTCAATAAGATGATTGAAAAGTACCTAAAGccttcaatttttgtttctatGTATAGACATCTCGAATTATTGGGAGTTTTCCATAATGTTTATTCTATGGGCATCTTGATTAATTGCATTTGTCAATTAGATcgatttgattttgggttttcttttttggGGAAAATGCTGAAGTTAGGTGTTGAACCTAGTGCTGCAACTTTTTCCATTTTGATAATTGGGCTTTGTAAGCAAAGTAAGATTTCTGAGGCCGTTTGTATGTTCGATGAAATGACTGAACGAGGGTATCAACCTGATTTGATTGTTTACAGTACAATACTTAAGGGGTTGTGTAAGGCCGGCAATACTGATAGAGCTGTTAGGTTTCTAAGGCTGATGGAAGACAGAGGTTTTGAACCCAATATTGTAGCATATAGTACCATCCTTGACCTTCTTTGTAAGAAGGGCCTATTAAAGGAGGCTCTCAATCTCTTTACCGAATTGAAGGTTAAAGGCATTAGACCAGATGTCGTTGCTTACAGTTGCTTAATTCATGGTATGTGTAATTTGGGCCAACTGGAGGAGGCACCAAGGCTTTTGAATGAAATGGTTGATAACAATATTTCACTTAATATTGTCACATATACTATATTGATTGGTGCCCTCTGCAAAAAAAGAATGATTTCTAAAGCTGTAGAGATCGTTGACACAATGAGAAAGCAAGGCATTGAGCCTAATGTTGTCACCTATAGTACATTGGTTGATGCGCATTGCAAGGAAGGGAGGGTCTCTGAAGCTGAGGATTTTGTTGACGCAATGATAAAGCGAGGCATTGAGCCTAATGTTGTTACCTATAATGCATTAATCAACGGCCATTGCTTGCAGAACAAAATGGATAAAGCTAGAAGAGTTTTCAACTTGATGATTGAGAAGGGTTGTGCACCTGATATAGTTACTTACAGCACCATGATAAATGGATACTGCAAAGGTAAAAGTTTAGACGAAGCAATGGAACTCTTTCATGAAATATCTCAAAAGGGACCAATCCTGGATATTGTCACATACAGCACTCTCATGCAGGGTATGTTTCAATTAGGGAGAGCTTCAGCTGCATGTGAACTGTTTAGAAAGATGCTTGCTTCTGGACTAGTTCCAGATAGAGTGACCTGTCTGATTTTGCTAGATGGTTTATGCAAAACAGGTCATATTGAAGAGGCATGGAATCTTTTTCAAGCAATGCAAAACAGTGGGTTGGAACTTGATATTGTCCCATATACTGTCATAATTGATGGGTTGTGCAAAGCTGGGCATATCAAAGTTGCCAAGGAATTATTTCATCAACTCTCAGACAATGGTTTAAAACCGGATGTTTACACATATtgtataatgattaatggactgtGTAAAGAGGGATTGCCAGATGAAGCATACAGGTTGTTTGGGTGCATGAGAGATAATGACTGTTCGCTTAATAGATGCTGTTATAATGTAATGATTCGGGGGTTCCTTCGCAACAGCTATACCTCAAAGGCAACGCAGCTTCTTACGGAAATGGTTGGTAAGGGTATTTCTGCTGATATATTCACTGCCACCTTATTTATGGATCTCATCGTACACTCTAATAAATCAATCTTGCTCTGAAATGTTCACAAGTTGTGTAAATATATTCACTTGCAAATGTGAATCAGTTTATACATAACCATTGCACAGTGATAAAAGATTGTGGAAACTACAATGAGGTTTAGTGTCTATTTTCAATATTGTTGATTTTGTTCTGACTTGTGTAGTTTGTTGATCTTAGCAACTTCTTGATCTTTTTTGTGGTGATGTTAAGAAATTAGGGGAAAACCAATATTGCTTGTGAATTTTAAAGCAGAGGCATTTGTATGAACAACTAAACATGAGTTGAGAATAAAAggaattgaaataaatattaagggGATTTAATGGCTTTGATTTACGTGTGTTGAGTAATAAAGGGTTGAATGTTTATATAAAGGAGGGTAGTAATTTCAGCCTATCCGCAACAGTCCCTGCAAAGAATGCTCCTCAGTGCAGCAGGTGGTGGATTCAGCAGCCTGCTTAGGCCAAACGCATTGGCTTCCCGGATAATGTGATGTATCTTGACCTTCCTTTGCCGATTCTAAAGAACTCGAATTGTGCGATATACTCTGCTCAGCAGCAGACTCATCCAATATAATGCGGACAGCAGCAGCACTGTCGCTATCAATCTCCACACGCCTAAAGGCTCGGATCCAAAGAAGATTCAAACTGTCCAAGATGAGCCACAATTCAGCTTCAAGCAGCGAGCAACATCCCATATTTCTAGTATACTCCCACGACACGATCCATTCCTGTGTGTATCaatgaatttatttttgttttcaaccCGGCCTAACCtgaatttcaattaaatattttttaaaataattttatttaaatttaattataaaaataaatagaaaataatataaaataatatattttattattttaatattggtAAATTACACTAATAGTCACTAACTTTAGGTTAGCTGACAAAACAATTACCTAgatttcatttcagtcactcaactttagaaaaataacaaaatagtcactaacgttataaaaaattgacaaattaataatttattaacattttctattattatcttAACGGGACTATTAATGAACCTAGAAAAGCTCTTAGCTATCCTAAAGCAGGATTTCCATAGTAGTGAAAATTGAAGATCGACGGCGAAAATGTTGAGTCTGGCATCAAAACGATTGATTGGGCACGTCAAGGAGATCCCGTCACAACCCGTTCATTGGCATCGGTTTAGTTGGAGCTCCTGCTTGTGGCGATGTTATGAAGCTTCAAATCAAAATCGAcgacaaaacaaaaaaaaattcagcaaaaaCAAAAATACCAAATAGCAAGCATCCAAAATCAAACCAGCAAAGAAAGAGCAAGAATTCCAAATTGGCTTGCatcaaaagaaaaactaaaaaagaagAGAATCAAAAGAGAAGAAATCCACACCCATTTTAGGTTTTGCGGCTTGGAGAACTCAAGCCAGTTCGATGATCCGAGTGGTTAAGAGTCATGGTTGGTTGAAGAAACGCTGTGGCTGAAATATGGTGGTGATCAGACGGTGGACGTCGAAGATCTGTTGAAGCCTTATTCGAATCTTTTAAGTTTTTAATCTTGGGATTTTGAAAGCTTATTGGAAAATCTGAAGTGAGATTTGAGAAGAGGAAAAGAGGAGCCATTTGGTGATGACGATTTGCCAGAGAAAGCCATGAACTACGGTGACCAGagttaagaaaaagaaaagaaaaaaagagaagaaaaaaagggaCAAAGATTCAACATATAACAGCGAAGTGAGTGGTGACTCTACCTTGGAGGAACAAAACTAAGGTAtgtccatttcttcttcttcttctcttctccttttttttttcttttcttttcttcttttctgctGCCCAGCTAGGGCTATGGGGCTGTTTAAATGATAGCTAATCCTCCATTAAATGCCATGTCACTTTTCCGTTACATCTAtaatggaaaataattaaaagaactattttgttattttttgcaAGTTGAGTGATTGAATTGAAACTAGAATGTCTATTTTTTCAGCTAtatcaaagttgagtgactgttggtatTATTTGCCCTTCTATTTTTCCCAAAGATTACACCTTTATTTTCTTCTTAACGAAAATGAGGTAAAATAACATATTTGCATGTTTTAGAAAATGTCAATGGTAATACACATTACATTCCAAGGAGAGACGCAAATTCAAACTTCGGAGACAATATTGTTAGGAGGGGTAGCTAAGAGCTCCGAACATAAACTATAAAACGGACATGGATAATACCAAAAAACTAATATTTACTATATTGCATTTATCAATCAATATAATTtagtattaaaaattaatttctcaatagtGCAGCACTGCAACTCAAATTTATGGGAAAGAAGTCATGCACGAGACATTTGAAGCCGTTGTTAAAATTGAGGTTGAGTCATTGagataaattttataattgttttgatTTGACGAAAGTTGTTAGTTTTGATGTCCCAAGCTTTTGATATAACAACATTTAAGATAATGTTATCATATGATAAAATGGTGTAATAAAATGAATTTATTAAGTTACTATAATTTTTTGAAGAAGTTCAGACTAAAAAAGGTTAAAGGAAGTGaacttgtaaaaaaaaaaatttatgacaatcaaaatatagtaaaatttacTTTTAGATAATCCTAAATTTTATCAACCGAATACATGAATCTTTCATTCCAAGCGAATGAACTAAACAAgatattttgtatttttgacctgggcctggcccggcccgaatccaccaaatgacaaaaaaatctttttttaatgttattttcttgttgttttctcctcattttgctaccatattactatcatgttgctactattttgttgttattatttgaatattgtataaaacttattttattgttaattttgttattattttagaggtatttgtttgttaagttgcatctatcttaatgttatttaagtctacatatttttaaaaaaaaatttattttcaatttgttgaaaaatatttattttgattttttagtattttttatgtattatatatatttaaaaattatataaaataatataaaaattaatacgggctgGCCGGGCAGGGcccgggttttagcatttttatatgggttaggcttgggcaaaattttaggcccattttttgggcccaGCCCGACCCGACCCCGatgaatgggcctaaatttttagttgagcccggcccggcccatgcacacctctattcATCCATGCATGGCCGAAAgt from Gossypium hirsutum isolate 1008001.06 chromosome A04, Gossypium_hirsutum_v2.1, whole genome shotgun sequence includes:
- the LOC107902270 gene encoding pentatricopeptide repeat-containing protein At1g63330; this encodes MGKLPSSFILRSVVNGGSHLSNTIATLMEGLSEKPMSMPVRGKRKRDHRFDNVDDALILFNKMIEKYLKPSIFVSMYRHLELLGVFHNVYSMGILINCICQLDRFDFGFSFLGKMLKLGVEPSAATFSILIIGLCKQSKISEAVCMFDEMTERGYQPDLIVYSTILKGLCKAGNTDRAVRFLRLMEDRGFEPNIVAYSTILDLLCKKGLLKEALNLFTELKVKGIRPDVVAYSCLIHGMCNLGQLEEAPRLLNEMVDNNISLNIVTYTILIGALCKKRMISKAVEIVDTMRKQGIEPNVVTYSTLVDAHCKEGRVSEAEDFVDAMIKRGIEPNVVTYNALINGHCLQNKMDKARRVFNLMIEKGCAPDIVTYSTMINGYCKGKSLDEAMELFHEISQKGPILDIVTYSTLMQGMFQLGRASAACELFRKMLASGLVPDRVTCLILLDGLCKTGHIEEAWNLFQAMQNSGLELDIVPYTVIIDGLCKAGHIKVAKELFHQLSDNGLKPDVYTYCIMINGLCKEGLPDEAYRLFGCMRDNDCSLNRCCYNVMIRGFLRNSYTSKATQLLTEMVGKGISADIFTATLFMDLIVHSNKSILL